In Actinomadura luzonensis, a single window of DNA contains:
- a CDS encoding ROK family transcriptional regulator has translation MLTAGQILQLIRNGTCRTRKELIEYTGLSRSTITDRVDRLIDAGYIHESGVGASGGGRPPSVLDVDASRRLMLVADLGATHVRAALTDLAARPLAEESTGMRIDLGPEAVLSWVRQAFQRLLDRAGRPAGEVCGVGLDLPGSVDHTTGRVIRSFLMPGWDDYPVGEAVGAGYDVPILVENDANAMGLGEWWTSWRETDSLILIKVSTGIGTGIVLDGRIYRGVEEAAGNIGHVRIRESDDRVCTCGSRGCVASLASGHALAADLGQETSQDVVRLVQAGDPTAIARTQEAGRTLGVVLATAVSLLNPGVLVLAGDMAETREHYLTGIREIVYRRSLPYTTRNLEIVTSSLGDRAGIVGMAVIVMEHVLSPTAVDTALQDKAAS, from the coding sequence ATGCTGACGGCAGGGCAGATCCTCCAGCTCATCCGGAACGGCACCTGCCGGACGCGCAAGGAACTCATCGAGTACACCGGCCTGTCCCGTTCGACGATCACCGACCGGGTCGACCGGCTCATCGACGCCGGCTACATCCACGAGTCCGGCGTCGGGGCGTCCGGGGGCGGGCGGCCGCCCTCGGTGCTCGACGTGGACGCCTCCAGGCGGCTGATGCTGGTGGCCGACCTGGGGGCCACCCACGTCCGGGCGGCGCTCACCGACCTCGCGGCCCGCCCGCTGGCCGAGGAGAGCACCGGCATGCGCATCGACCTCGGCCCCGAGGCGGTGCTGTCGTGGGTGCGCCAGGCGTTCCAGCGCTTACTCGACCGGGCGGGACGGCCGGCCGGCGAGGTCTGCGGCGTCGGTCTCGACCTGCCCGGCTCGGTCGACCACACCACCGGGCGGGTGATCCGCTCCTTCCTCATGCCCGGCTGGGACGACTACCCGGTGGGCGAGGCCGTCGGCGCCGGCTACGACGTGCCGATCCTGGTCGAGAACGACGCGAACGCGATGGGGCTCGGCGAGTGGTGGACGTCCTGGCGCGAGACCGACTCGCTGATCCTCATCAAGGTCTCGACCGGCATCGGCACCGGCATCGTGCTCGACGGCCGGATCTACCGGGGCGTGGAGGAGGCCGCGGGCAACATCGGGCACGTGCGCATCCGGGAGAGCGACGACCGGGTGTGCACCTGCGGCTCGCGCGGCTGCGTCGCCTCGCTGGCCAGCGGCCACGCCCTGGCCGCCGACCTCGGCCAGGAGACCAGCCAGGACGTGGTGCGCCTGGTGCAGGCGGGCGACCCGACCGCGATCGCGCGCACCCAGGAGGCCGGGCGCACGCTCGGCGTGGTGCTGGCCACGGCGGTCAGCCTGCTCAACCCCGGCGTGCTGGTGCTGGCCGGCGACATGGCGGAGACCCGCGAGCACTACCTGACCGGCATCAGGGAGATCGTCTACCGGCGGAGCCTGCCGTACACGACGCGGAACCTGGAGATCGTCA